A genomic region of Papaver somniferum cultivar HN1 chromosome 7, ASM357369v1, whole genome shotgun sequence contains the following coding sequences:
- the LOC113297316 gene encoding uncharacterized protein LOC113297316 yields MAALPTPGPVQMINKNNTAITTRPSNTPVVAISALAVANSTAIAAASSIKPITIITETPTPTKNKRGLNKPKCTTCGNVARSRCPYESCKNCCAKAQNPCPIHVLKTSGTPSDKSPSSNPTLFEPQNADATTPGTSIRASALRQLSQLNGSQVPRPRKPTTRKEAADINQWRFSKLKEYKDRNIETENEAFDRYMQNVNLLEEAFSLNSSVDGSSADEPTSSSLKDTDERVIHALKAKVGSNIGRTDSVRERIRDIVDQGSRKLQKVEFNDEVLSADADDLDSLKEPKRQKKEKNVRAERLLDIKDVIDKLKKARNEDDLQSCIRMKAQLFKGCGKASVTDDNYVGRSKEQIMGKDVMPGKDLPPKYVTKVDVSQELLHSLDTHFSSLEEIKCPLTSR; encoded by the exons GCAAATTCCACTGCTATCGCTGCCGCCTCCAGTATCAAGCCAATTACAATCATCACGGAGACACCTACACCAACTAAGAACAAACGGGGTCTTAATAAACCCAAGTGTACTACCTGTGGCAATGTTGCTCGTTCCAG GTGTCCGTATGAGTCATGCAAGAACTGTTGTGCAAAAGCTCAAAATCCATGCCCCATACACG TTCTTAAAACCAGTGGAACTCCGTCAGATAAGTCGCCGTCTTCAAATCCTACTCTGTTTGAACCGCAGAATGCTGATGCAACTACCCCGGG GACTTCAATAAGGGCTTCTGCACTGCGGCAACTTTCTCAACTCAACGGATCACAAGTTCCTCGCCCGAGGAAGCCAACCACTAGAAAG GAGGCCGCAGATATAAATCAGTGGAGGTTCTCCAAGTTGAAGGAGTACAAGGACAGAAACATTGAGACAGAAAATGAAGCTTTCGACCGGTACATGCAGAATGTTAATTTATTGGAGGAAGCATTTTCTCTTAATTCTTCAGTGGATGGCAGCAGTGCTGATGAACCAACCTCCAGCAGTTTGAAAGATACTGATGAGAGAGTTATACACGCGCTGAAAGCAAAAGTTGGATCAAATATTGGGAGAACAGATAGTGTGAGAGAACGTATACGAGATATTGTTGATCAGGGATCGAGGAAGTTGCAAAAAGTGGAATTCAATGATGAGGTACTTTCAGCAGATGCTGATGATTTGGATTCGCTAAAGGAGCCTAAAaggcaaaagaaggagaaaaatgTGCGTGCTGAAAGGCTTTTAGATATTAAAGATGTGATCGATAAGTTAAAAAAAGCTAGAAATGAAGATGATTTACAGTCCTGCATCAGAATGAAGGCCCAATTGTTTAAAGGGTGTGGAAAAGCCTCAGTTACAGACGATAATTACGTTGGAAGGTCGAAGGAGCAGATTATGGGGAAGGATGTTATGCCGGGAAAGGATTTACCACCCAAGTATGTTACCAAGGTTGACGTAAGTCAAGAACTTCTACATTCTCTAGACACTCACTTCTCTTCCCTTGAAGAGATAAAATGTCCTTTGACAAGCAGGTGA